TTTTCATAACTTGGTTCATTCTTATATTTTCTAACGATAAACACATATCCATCATAGAAACGAGTAATTCTCTATATGTTGTCTCCATATCAATCAACTGTAAGGTATCGTAGTATAAATCCTCGAAGTTTGCTCTATCTTCTTGTGTGGTAATTGGCAAATACTTCCTTTTTAAGACTGATAGCACTTCCTTATTTGATATCAGTGCTTTGTGGAAGTAAACGAGCATTTTCCTCAATTGCAAAATTTCTTCAGTTATTTGCTTGTTATATTCTACTAATAACCTATCTTCCAATACATCCAACTCATCTTCTAAGTTTAAAAGAATCCTTGAATAACTCCTCGTAATTTGGTTAAGTAAATTATACAAAAAAAATCCTATTCCCCTCTCAAATAGTATTTTTGGACTTTTTGTTTTTAATAGGTTATATAATCTCCCAATTGCCTTTATTTTATCTGAGTGTATCGTTAATAATATGTTGTCTTTTATAAAAATACCAAAAGACGTTGTTGTAATATCTTCTTCAAAAAGTGGGGCTTTGTAAATTATTAGATAGTAGTCGTCCTCTTCCTCAACCCTTGGAACTTCTTGCTCGTCAAGCCCTATGCTTAATTCATTCACATCTATCTCTATTTTTTTAGAAAGTTTTGCCAATTCTTCATTAGATGGGTCATAACAGTCAATCCATATTAAAGTGTAGTTTTCATTTATATCATCTAATGTAATTTCTTTAACAACTCCATCATAGCCAATAACTCTTAACATAATATCACTATTTTATTTTTCAAGCTAAGTTATAGTTGTTTGCGGAATTTTTTGCATTTATAGTCCCAGATAAAAATATTTGGGATATTAACATTATTAAATTTTCTAAGAGTTTTTTTACAGCCGTGTGTGGAATATATACGGCAAAACCTTTGGGTTTTGCCATTAATTTTTTGAAACAATGTTAATAATCTTACAAAATTTACCGTAGCCATACCCATCGAACCGAAGGTTCGAGCAGTGAAAACTCCGCAGGGGTTTTCACCTAAAATTTAACGCACACGACTATAATTTTCCAAAATGATAATTATCCATTTATTAACGTCCGAGACTATATTTTAGCACAATATTTTTTTTAAAATGACTAAAATTATTATTAAATTTTCAAATAAAGAACAATTTTTCCTTAATTTTAATTATGCCTCTTAATTTTTATATTTTTTTATTGTAATCCATTTACATTGTATCTGTTTGCATGTTTGACTTTGCAAATAGTATTGTTGATAGGATTATTATAATTGACGTATAAACTACCGCATGAACCATTAACATTGTAAAGCTTTCACTTCCTTTTAAAAATTCGGAGGATATTATTAAGAATTCTCTTGCCATGAATAGGCATATTGTGTAGAAAAAGTACCTTTTTAATATATTTAATATGGATTCTTTTGAATGAATGATTTTGTCAATGAAATGTCCTAAGATAAATACAAATAAGGATAGTGTTAAAGGATTTGAAATATTATATAAAAAGTTTGCTGCAAATATTACTGGATTGTCACTTTTTGATACTCCATAGGCATATAATGCACCAACAGTCAATATGAGCAAAGCAACAACTGTTCCCATTGGAGAGATTTTTCCTAATTCTATACCTTCTTGGCCTTTTTTTATTTTTTCTATAAATAATTTCCTTACCCCAACACCCTCAGATAGTACATATAGTCCAATTAAACCAACTATTATCCTCCAACCTAATTCAGAAAATATTGCATACAAAATCATTGCAAATCCTGCCGAAGTGAATATTAAAGGGATGTAATCAGACATCGTCTTTTTTATGAATTCCTGTATTAGATAATATATAGATTCAAGAGATTCATTTTGCTTAATAACAATCCTCTTTTTCCAAACAAAAATGTCCTTTGAATCCAAATATTTTAATACCATTTCGTCCTCTGCGCCATCAGACACCAGATATATAAAATTAGGCTCATACAAATACATCAAGAAATCTAACTGCTCTTTTATTTTCAAAGCACATTTTTCAGATTCAACATCCTTATCTCCTGAAATTGTTGCAATTTCAACATCCTTTCCCTTATTTTTCAATTCATCATATAACTTAACTCCCCCCAAAATTGCATTTACGTCACTATCTCCAGGGTCACTAAGTCCTAACTTTATAGCTGCTTTTATGTTATCTTCCCTACCTAAAATTGGAGTAGTGATATTTGCCTTTCTCCCAACGTCATCATCCATATCAACAACAAGAACAAGATACTTCTTTACTTCAGGCAATTTCCTAATTTCCATTTTGACGTCCTCCTCAAGTGTAATATTTAATCATTAAATGTTTAATCATTTAATTTCAACGATATCTAAAATTCTAAATTATGTTTTGTTTGCTTTACTTAGATTCTACGGGTTTAAGAAATAATATTTCTCACTTCTTTAACTGTCCTGAAACATTAAACGAAACTTTTAAAAAGTGAATGAAAACCTTTCAGTTTTCATAGCCAAACCTTACAGTTTGGTTAGGCGAAATCAAAGATTTAGTTGAATAACTACGTTATAGTCGTGTGCGTTAGAGTTTGGAATATACTATTGGTAAATTTTTAAAGATTTATATCTTATTTCAAATTTTAAGGAGGAATAAGGACTATTTAAAAATTCATTAATGCATAATTAATGGCAAAACCAAAGGTTTTGCCGTATATCAATTCCGCAC
The sequence above is a segment of the Methanotorris igneus Kol 5 genome. Coding sequences within it:
- the corA gene encoding magnesium/cobalt transporter CorA, which encodes MLRVIGYDGVVKEITLDDINENYTLIWIDCYDPSNEELAKLSKKIEIDVNELSIGLDEQEVPRVEEEDDYYLIIYKAPLFEEDITTTSFGIFIKDNILLTIHSDKIKAIGRLYNLLKTKSPKILFERGIGFFLYNLLNQITRSYSRILLNLEDELDVLEDRLLVEYNKQITEEILQLRKMLVYFHKALISNKEVLSVLKRKYLPITTQEDRANFEDLYYDTLQLIDMETTYRELLVSMMDMCLSLENIRMNQVMKILTMVTTLFAVPMWITGIFGMNFKYMPLVDSPNGFWVVMGISLLVLFALAYVFGREKWFKLW
- a CDS encoding DUF373 family protein — its product is MEIRKLPEVKKYLVLVVDMDDDVGRKANITTPILGREDNIKAAIKLGLSDPGDSDVNAILGGVKLYDELKNKGKDVEIATISGDKDVESEKCALKIKEQLDFLMYLYEPNFIYLVSDGAEDEMVLKYLDSKDIFVWKKRIVIKQNESLESIYYLIQEFIKKTMSDYIPLIFTSAGFAMILYAIFSELGWRIIVGLIGLYVLSEGVGVRKLFIEKIKKGQEGIELGKISPMGTVVALLILTVGALYAYGVSKSDNPVIFAANFLYNISNPLTLSLFVFILGHFIDKIIHSKESILNILKRYFFYTICLFMAREFLIISSEFLKGSESFTMLMVHAVVYTSIIIILSTILFAKSNMQTDTM